A portion of the Thiohalorhabdus denitrificans genome contains these proteins:
- the ggt gene encoding gamma-glutamyltransferase, producing the protein MFRPTPSLRRFFPFLMILLLLPLPVLGDGTPGKAAVVSAHPKATEAGLEVLEAGGNAFDAAVAVSAALAVVEPYGSGLGGGGFWLLRTADGREVMVDGREEAPAAATPDMYQDAEGQVIEGASINGPKAAGVPGEPAALAHLAEKYGALPLAESLAPAIRYAQEGFAVTEHYRTLAEFRQEVLRRHPRAAEVFLAEGEVPEVGTAIRQPDLARTLERLAAEGRDGFYTGPVARELAESNQAAGGLITREDLEGYAVVEREPVAFDVAGHRVVSAPPPSSGGVALAQILRMLEAKDYAGRKGATRTHLFIEAMRRAYRDRAVHLGDTDFVDVPLDRLTSRDYNAGLAATIHPEKALPSAHLPGPPAAMGGRNTTHFSILDGEGNRVAATLSINYPFGSGFVAGDTGVVLNDEMDDFVAKPGEPNVYGLVGGTANAIEPGKRPLSSMSPTFVEGPERTLVVGTPGGSRIITMVARAVAGFVYDEGGPEALGHWVERPRYHHQYLPDEVQHEPGAFPEGGRAALEEMGHTLAEMDRTYGDMQAILWNRESGSLKAAADPRGEGEAKVLSPTAP; encoded by the coding sequence ATGTTCCGGCCCACGCCAAGCCTCCGGCGCTTCTTCCCCTTCCTGATGATCCTCCTGCTCCTCCCGCTACCCGTCCTGGGGGATGGAACGCCGGGGAAGGCAGCCGTGGTAAGCGCCCACCCCAAGGCCACCGAAGCGGGGCTGGAGGTCCTGGAGGCCGGCGGCAACGCCTTCGACGCGGCGGTGGCCGTCTCCGCCGCCCTGGCGGTGGTGGAGCCCTACGGCTCGGGCCTGGGCGGGGGCGGCTTCTGGCTGCTGCGCACCGCGGACGGCCGGGAGGTCATGGTGGACGGCCGCGAGGAGGCGCCGGCGGCGGCCACCCCGGACATGTACCAGGACGCCGAGGGCCAGGTGATCGAGGGGGCCTCCATCAACGGCCCCAAGGCGGCCGGGGTGCCCGGCGAGCCTGCGGCCCTGGCGCACCTGGCCGAGAAATACGGCGCCCTGCCCCTGGCCGAGAGCCTGGCCCCGGCCATCCGCTACGCCCAGGAAGGCTTCGCCGTCACCGAGCACTACCGCACCCTGGCGGAATTCCGCCAGGAGGTCCTGCGCCGCCATCCGCGCGCCGCGGAGGTGTTCCTCGCCGAGGGCGAGGTGCCCGAGGTCGGCACGGCGATCCGCCAGCCGGACCTGGCCCGAACCCTGGAGCGGCTCGCCGCCGAAGGCCGGGACGGTTTCTACACCGGCCCGGTGGCCCGGGAGCTGGCGGAGAGCAACCAGGCCGCCGGGGGCCTCATCACCCGGGAGGACCTGGAGGGCTACGCGGTGGTGGAGCGGGAGCCCGTCGCCTTCGACGTGGCTGGCCACCGCGTGGTCTCCGCCCCACCGCCGTCCTCCGGGGGGGTGGCCCTGGCTCAGATCCTGCGCATGCTGGAGGCCAAGGACTACGCCGGGCGCAAGGGGGCCACCCGGACCCACCTGTTCATCGAGGCCATGCGCCGGGCCTACCGCGACCGGGCGGTCCACCTCGGCGACACCGACTTCGTGGACGTGCCCCTGGACCGTCTGACCAGCCGGGACTACAACGCCGGCCTGGCGGCCACCATCCATCCCGAAAAGGCCCTGCCCAGCGCGCACCTGCCCGGCCCCCCGGCGGCCATGGGGGGACGGAACACCACCCACTTCTCCATCCTGGACGGGGAGGGCAACCGGGTGGCCGCCACCCTGTCGATCAACTACCCCTTCGGCAGCGGTTTTGTGGCCGGGGACACGGGCGTGGTGCTGAACGACGAGATGGACGACTTCGTGGCCAAGCCCGGAGAGCCCAACGTCTATGGGCTGGTGGGCGGGACGGCCAACGCCATCGAGCCCGGCAAGCGGCCGCTGTCGTCCATGAGCCCCACCTTCGTGGAGGGCCCCGAGCGGACCCTGGTCGTGGGCACCCCCGGCGGTTCCCGCATCATCACCATGGTGGCGCGGGCGGTGGCGGGCTTCGTCTACGACGAGGGCGGCCCCGAAGCCCTGGGGCACTGGGTGGAGCGGCCCCGCTACCACCACCAGTACCTGCCCGACGAGGTCCAGCACGAGCCCGGGGCCTTTCCCGAAGGGGGGCGCGCCGCCCTGGAGGAGATGGGCCACACCCTGGCGGAGATGGACCGCACCTACGGGGACATGCAGGCGATCCTGTGGAACCGCGAGAGCGGAAGTTTGAAGGCCGCAGCGGACCCCCGGGGCGAGGGAGAGGCGAAGGTGCTGAGCCCCACGGCCCCCTAG
- the rsmD gene encoding 16S rRNA (guanine(966)-N(2))-methyltransferase RsmD, which translates to MRVIGGQAKGRSLRVPRGKGVRPTADRVRETLFNWLQGEVEGSVALDLFAGSGALGIEALSRGADHATFVESARPAQAALRENLALFGEDPRIRVLSASAWRFLDGAAERPFDLVFLDPPFGHGWASRAAATLEEGGWLAPEARIFLEVGGDEDPPEVPAGWRDDRRGTCGESAFHLYRREG; encoded by the coding sequence GTGCGGGTGATCGGCGGACAGGCCAAGGGGCGCAGCCTGCGGGTGCCCAGGGGCAAGGGGGTGCGCCCCACCGCCGACCGGGTGCGGGAGACCCTGTTCAACTGGCTCCAGGGCGAGGTGGAAGGCAGCGTCGCCCTGGACCTGTTCGCCGGCAGCGGCGCCCTGGGGATCGAGGCCCTGTCCCGGGGCGCGGACCACGCCACCTTCGTGGAATCGGCGCGCCCGGCCCAGGCCGCCCTGCGGGAGAACCTCGCCCTGTTCGGCGAGGATCCCCGCATCCGGGTGCTGTCCGCCTCGGCGTGGCGGTTCCTGGACGGCGCCGCGGAGCGCCCCTTCGACCTGGTCTTCCTCGATCCCCCCTTCGGCCACGGCTGGGCCTCCCGCGCCGCGGCCACCTTGGAGGAGGGCGGCTGGCTGGCTCCGGAGGCCCGGATCTTCCTGGAGGTGGGCGGCGACGAAGACCCCCCGGAGGTCCCGGCGGGCTGGCGGGACGACCGGCGGGGCACCTGCGGCGAATCCGCCTTCCATCTCTACCGGCGGGAGGGCTAG
- a CDS encoding histidine phosphatase family protein — translation MEDTIDLLRHGEPEGGKKYRGQTDDPLTERGWEQMWDAVGSHRPWRRIVTSPLLRCSAFAEALAGAMGLETVSDPRLMEVDYGPWSGRTLDELRAEEPEALEAFLRDPWRNRPAGTEPMEDFTRRVLAAYEEHLPGDGPLLIVGHAGVLRTIIAHNLGMPLENLFQLQIPYAGRARFQSPYGRPRLGHLAPRPPEG, via the coding sequence ATGGAAGACACCATCGACCTCCTCCGCCACGGCGAGCCCGAGGGAGGCAAAAAATACCGCGGCCAGACCGACGATCCGCTCACCGAGCGGGGCTGGGAGCAGATGTGGGACGCCGTCGGCTCCCACCGCCCCTGGCGGCGCATCGTCACCTCGCCCCTGCTGCGCTGCTCCGCCTTCGCCGAGGCCCTGGCCGGGGCCATGGGCCTGGAAACGGTCAGCGACCCGCGCCTGATGGAGGTGGACTACGGGCCCTGGTCCGGCCGGACCCTGGACGAGCTCCGCGCGGAGGAGCCCGAGGCCCTGGAGGCCTTCCTGCGCGACCCCTGGCGCAACCGTCCCGCGGGCACGGAGCCCATGGAGGACTTTACGCGGCGGGTGCTGGCCGCCTACGAGGAGCACCTTCCCGGTGACGGCCCCCTGCTTATCGTCGGCCATGCCGGGGTGCTGCGCACCATCATCGCCCACAACCTGGGGATGCCCCTGGAGAACCTCTTCCAGCTCCAGATCCCCTACGCCGGGCGGGCCCGCTTCCAGTCCCCCTACGGCCGGCCCCGGCTCGGCCATCTGGCTCCCCGGCCGCCGGAAGGCTGA
- a CDS encoding cytochrome-c peroxidase translates to MKATERLHSWGRRGGSLLAAAGALFMAGNAAAYDWQTLPEEAPSPEDNPTTEEKVELGKKLFFDPRYSATGTVSCNTCHNVMEGGDDGRPTSMGVHGKTGPRNAPTVWNSAFHASQFWDGRAATLEEQAKGPVLAEVEMGVEALEVALERVASIPGYRDMFKEAFADDEEPVSVENAAKAVAAFERTLITPNSPYDRYVQGDTDALTEQQVRGMKTFNEVGCTSCHSGPNFSGNQLKQEKGEGVYQKFPAFSDNEYVEKYHLTDDKGRAKATGDEADAHMYKVPTLRNVALTAPYFHNGLVETLPEAVRVMAKTQLNRDLTEQQVADIVAFLEGLTGEFPEMTMPRLPSKSGESIVPATAADEYEGDGGGH, encoded by the coding sequence ATGAAGGCGACTGAACGGTTGCATTCCTGGGGACGGCGGGGAGGCTCCCTGTTAGCGGCGGCCGGCGCGCTGTTCATGGCCGGCAACGCCGCGGCCTACGACTGGCAGACCCTGCCCGAGGAGGCGCCCTCCCCGGAGGACAACCCCACCACCGAGGAGAAGGTGGAGCTGGGCAAGAAGCTGTTCTTCGATCCCCGCTATTCCGCGACGGGCACGGTCTCCTGCAACACCTGCCACAACGTGATGGAAGGCGGTGACGACGGCCGGCCCACCTCCATGGGCGTGCACGGCAAGACCGGCCCGCGCAACGCCCCCACGGTCTGGAACAGCGCCTTCCATGCCTCTCAGTTCTGGGACGGCCGCGCCGCCACCCTGGAGGAGCAGGCCAAGGGCCCGGTGCTCGCCGAGGTGGAGATGGGCGTGGAGGCCCTGGAGGTGGCCCTGGAGCGGGTGGCGTCCATCCCCGGCTACCGCGATATGTTCAAGGAGGCCTTCGCCGACGACGAAGAGCCCGTCTCGGTGGAGAACGCCGCCAAGGCCGTGGCCGCTTTCGAGCGCACCCTGATCACGCCCAACAGCCCCTACGACCGCTACGTGCAGGGCGACACAGACGCGCTCACCGAGCAGCAGGTCCGCGGTATGAAGACCTTCAACGAGGTGGGCTGCACCTCCTGCCACAGCGGGCCCAACTTCAGCGGCAACCAGCTGAAGCAGGAGAAGGGCGAGGGCGTCTATCAGAAGTTCCCCGCGTTCAGCGACAACGAGTACGTGGAGAAGTACCATCTGACGGACGACAAGGGCCGGGCCAAGGCCACCGGTGATGAGGCGGACGCCCACATGTACAAGGTGCCCACCCTGCGCAACGTGGCCCTGACCGCGCCCTACTTCCACAACGGGCTGGTGGAGACCCTGCCCGAGGCGGTACGGGTGATGGCCAAGACCCAGCTCAACCGCGACCTGACCGAGCAGCAGGTGGCCGACATCGTGGCCTTCCTCGAGGGTCTCACCGGGGAGTTCCCGGAGATGACCATGCCTCGCCTGCCCTCCAAGTCTGGCGAGAGCATCGTCCCGGCCACCGCCGCGGACGAATACGAGGGGGACGGCGGCGGCCACTAA
- the coaD gene encoding pantetheine-phosphate adenylyltransferase, whose protein sequence is MTAKVPGRDPRVALYPGTFDPITKGHEDLIRRASRLFDEVVVAVAANYAKGPWFPLEERVALVERVMSDVPNLRVIAFDRLLIDIVHEQGAGVILRGLRAISDFEYEFQMASMNRKLDADVETMFLMTGESYTYLSSGLVREIYRMGGDVSAFVHSEVVSALNHRLGPGTGPGSGED, encoded by the coding sequence GTGACAGCGAAAGTACCGGGGCGGGATCCCCGGGTGGCCCTGTACCCGGGCACCTTCGATCCCATCACCAAGGGCCACGAGGACCTGATCCGCCGGGCGAGCCGCCTATTCGACGAGGTGGTGGTGGCGGTAGCCGCCAACTACGCCAAGGGGCCCTGGTTTCCTCTGGAGGAGCGCGTTGCCTTGGTGGAGCGGGTCATGAGCGACGTGCCCAACCTGCGGGTGATCGCCTTCGACCGGCTGCTCATCGACATCGTCCACGAGCAGGGCGCTGGCGTGATCCTGCGCGGCCTGCGGGCCATTTCCGATTTCGAGTACGAGTTCCAGATGGCCTCCATGAACCGCAAGCTGGATGCGGACGTGGAGACCATGTTCCTGATGACCGGCGAGTCCTATACCTACCTCTCCTCCGGGCTGGTGCGGGAGATCTACCGCATGGGCGGCGACGTCTCGGCCTTCGTCCACTCGGAGGTGGTGAGCGCCCTGAACCATCGCCTGGGCCCTGGCACGGGGCCCGGGTCCGGGGAGGATTGA
- a CDS encoding M16 family metallopeptidase: protein MSTGTATGMLRKGARALVLAAGLGLALGPGNAPAEPREDGAGEGEYSVPIETWRMDNGARVYFVHRPSLPMVSVRATFDAGSARDPEGRHGLSALVARMLDEGVGDLSPDAFAREVDGLGMDFGASSSRDTFSVQVTSLTSEDTEEQALDLMARALRDPAFPEAALQRERQRQIISIRRDREDPQTEGVKAFFRAVYGDHPYAHPGKGIPEHLRGIGREDLRDFAERHFVGANATIAVVGDLERKEARQLLADSLGGLPEGSRPEPLPEVPELDGPRQVFLERDVTQSHVLMGQPAIRRGGEDYFPLLVGNYSLGGGGFASRLMGAVREERGLSYSVFSTFRGLQRRGPFVAGLQTANENLEKALEVLQGEVTEFIENGPTEEEVGAAQRYLTGSFPLDIAGNKDIVSNLATMGFYGLGENYLERYIPRVRAVDGQAIQAAMGGRLDPARMVTVVVGAKRPEGFEELETGQ from the coding sequence GTGAGCACAGGAACGGCGACGGGGATGCTCCGGAAGGGCGCGCGCGCCCTGGTGCTGGCGGCCGGACTGGGCCTGGCCCTCGGGCCGGGGAACGCCCCGGCGGAGCCCCGGGAGGACGGGGCGGGGGAGGGCGAATATTCCGTCCCCATCGAGACCTGGCGGATGGACAACGGGGCGCGGGTCTATTTCGTGCACCGCCCCTCGCTGCCCATGGTCAGCGTCCGGGCCACCTTCGACGCAGGCAGCGCGCGGGATCCCGAGGGACGCCACGGCCTGTCCGCCCTGGTGGCGCGCATGCTGGACGAGGGCGTCGGCGACCTATCCCCCGACGCCTTCGCCCGCGAGGTGGACGGGCTGGGCATGGACTTCGGGGCCTCGAGCAGCCGCGACACCTTCTCGGTGCAGGTCACCAGCCTCACCAGCGAGGACACGGAAGAGCAGGCCCTGGACCTCATGGCCCGGGCCCTGCGGGATCCGGCCTTCCCCGAGGCGGCCCTGCAGCGCGAGCGCCAGCGCCAGATCATCTCCATCCGCCGCGACCGGGAGGATCCCCAGACCGAAGGGGTAAAGGCCTTCTTCCGGGCCGTCTACGGCGACCACCCCTACGCCCACCCCGGCAAGGGCATCCCGGAGCACCTCCGGGGCATCGGCCGCGAGGACCTGCGGGACTTCGCGGAGCGCCACTTCGTGGGGGCCAATGCCACCATCGCCGTGGTGGGGGATCTGGAGCGGAAGGAGGCGCGGCAGCTTCTGGCGGACTCCCTGGGCGGGCTTCCCGAGGGCTCCCGTCCCGAACCCCTGCCCGAGGTCCCCGAGCTCGACGGTCCCCGGCAGGTTTTCCTGGAGCGCGACGTCACGCAGTCCCACGTGCTCATGGGCCAGCCCGCCATCCGACGCGGCGGGGAGGACTACTTCCCCCTCCTGGTGGGCAACTACAGCCTGGGCGGCGGCGGCTTCGCCTCCCGCCTGATGGGGGCGGTGCGCGAGGAGCGCGGCCTGTCCTACAGCGTGTTCAGCACCTTCCGCGGCCTGCAGCGCCGGGGTCCCTTCGTCGCCGGGCTGCAGACGGCCAACGAGAACCTCGAAAAGGCCCTGGAGGTGCTGCAGGGCGAGGTAACGGAGTTCATCGAGAACGGGCCCACCGAGGAGGAGGTGGGAGCCGCCCAGCGCTACCTCACCGGCTCCTTCCCGCTGGATATCGCCGGCAACAAGGACATCGTGAGCAACCTGGCCACCATGGGCTTCTACGGCCTTGGCGAGAACTACCTGGAGCGCTACATCCCCCGGGTCCGCGCGGTGGACGGACAGGCCATCCAGGCCGCCATGGGCGGCCGCCTCGACCCGGCGCGTATGGTCACGGTGGTGGTGGGGGCCAAGCGTCCCGAGGGCTTCGAGGAGCTCGAAACGGGGCAGTGA
- a CDS encoding YfhL family 4Fe-4S dicluster ferredoxin, translated as MSLYITDECINCDVCEPECPNEAIYQGEEIFEIDPGRCTECVGHYDEPQCVEVCPVDCILPDPQRRESEETLFARYEALMDEAS; from the coding sequence GTGTCCCTCTACATCACCGACGAGTGCATCAACTGCGACGTCTGCGAGCCCGAGTGCCCCAACGAGGCCATCTACCAGGGCGAGGAGATCTTCGAGATCGACCCCGGGCGCTGCACCGAGTGCGTGGGGCACTACGACGAGCCGCAGTGCGTGGAGGTCTGCCCCGTGGACTGCATCCTCCCCGATCCCCAGCGGCGCGAGAGCGAGGAGACCCTCTTCGCCCGCTACGAGGCCCTGATGGACGAGGCCTCCTGA
- a CDS encoding peroxiredoxin has product MALHLGDTAPDFEIETTKGTIKFHDWIGDSWCFFFSHPADFTPVCTTEMGRTAQLAKEFEARNVKPLGLSTDTVEEHVKWIEDVNETQNTTLEFPIVADADLKISKLYEMIHPEESSTAAVRSVFIIDPKKKIRLTMTYPMSVGRNFDEILRVIDALQVGDAHGIATPADWTKGDRVIIPPTVSNEEAEKRFPQGFEELKPYLRLTKVS; this is encoded by the coding sequence ATGGCACTTCACCTCGGCGACACCGCACCGGACTTCGAGATCGAGACCACCAAGGGCACCATCAAATTCCACGACTGGATCGGCGACTCCTGGTGCTTCTTCTTCAGCCACCCGGCGGATTTCACCCCCGTATGCACCACCGAGATGGGGCGTACCGCCCAACTGGCCAAGGAATTCGAGGCCCGCAACGTCAAGCCGCTGGGGCTTTCCACCGATACCGTGGAAGAGCACGTCAAGTGGATCGAGGACGTGAACGAGACCCAGAACACCACCCTAGAATTCCCCATCGTGGCCGATGCGGACCTCAAGATCTCCAAGCTCTACGAAATGATCCATCCGGAGGAGAGCAGCACCGCCGCGGTGCGCTCGGTCTTCATCATCGACCCCAAGAAGAAGATCCGCCTGACCATGACCTACCCCATGTCGGTGGGCCGCAACTTCGACGAGATCCTCCGGGTGATCGACGCCCTGCAGGTGGGGGACGCCCACGGGATCGCCACCCCGGCGGACTGGACGAAGGGCGACAGGGTCATCATCCCGCCCACGGTGAGCAACGAGGAGGCGGAGAAGCGATTCCCGCAGGGCTTCGAGGAGCTCAAGCCCTACCTGCGCCTCACCAAGGTAAGCTGA
- the mutM gene encoding bifunctional DNA-formamidopyrimidine glycosylase/DNA-(apurinic or apyrimidinic site) lyase: protein MPELPEVEVTRRGIAPHVEGRRLEGARVREPRLRWPVPEDLDAILRGRRVAAVERRAKYLLLRLESSGTLLLHLGMSGSLRVVPAETPPTAHDHVDLLLEGGMVLRLRDPRRFGAVLWTPEPPERHPRLAGLGPEPLSPELTGDYLYRRSRGRRLAVKNFLMDAQVVVGVGNIYASEALYRAGIHPGREAGRVGRDRYVLLAAAVAAVLEEAIAAGGTTLRDFTSGEGAPGYFRQELAVYGREGEACPVCGRGIRKVVIGQRSSFFCPGCQR from the coding sequence GTGCCCGAGCTGCCGGAAGTGGAGGTCACCCGCCGCGGCATCGCTCCCCACGTGGAGGGCCGGCGGCTGGAAGGCGCCCGGGTCCGGGAGCCCCGCCTGCGCTGGCCGGTTCCGGAGGATCTGGACGCGATCCTGCGTGGCCGCCGCGTGGCGGCCGTGGAGCGGCGCGCCAAATACCTCCTGCTGCGCCTGGAATCCTCGGGAACCCTCCTCCTCCACCTGGGGATGTCGGGGAGCCTGCGCGTGGTGCCCGCGGAAACCCCGCCCACCGCCCACGACCACGTGGACCTGCTGCTGGAGGGCGGAATGGTTCTGCGCCTGCGCGATCCCCGCCGCTTCGGGGCCGTCCTCTGGACCCCGGAGCCGCCGGAGCGCCACCCCCGCCTGGCCGGCTTGGGCCCGGAGCCCCTCTCCCCCGAGCTGACCGGCGACTACCTGTACCGTCGCAGCCGGGGCCGGCGCCTGGCGGTGAAGAACTTCCTCATGGACGCCCAGGTGGTGGTGGGGGTGGGCAACATCTACGCCAGCGAGGCGCTGTACCGGGCGGGCATCCATCCCGGCCGGGAGGCGGGCCGCGTCGGACGGGACCGTTACGTCCTGCTGGCGGCGGCCGTGGCGGCGGTCCTGGAGGAGGCCATCGCGGCGGGCGGGACCACCCTGCGGGACTTTACCAGCGGCGAGGGCGCCCCGGGCTATTTCCGGCAGGAGCTCGCGGTCTACGGTCGGGAGGGGGAGGCCTGCCCCGTCTGCGGGCGGGGCATCCGCAAGGTGGTCATCGGCCAGCGGTCGAGCTTCTTCTGCCCGGGCTGCCAGCGGTAG
- a CDS encoding response regulator translates to MADVVQRVLLVEDSASSRQMLEHILRSGGFDVISAENGQEALESLQLRRPDAIVSDIMMPEMDGYEFYREVRSQGRYALVPFLFLTAKEEVQDQVYGLSLGADDYITKPIEAEELLARIRTALKRTERFFQVYQRDPVTGMMMPEPFREQVMAEESRAERFGRQFSVLTLKLDQLSSYRKEFGDFTADAFLEQVGKLLGQNMRKYNQISRSGMDHFTVLLPEAGAQDAQDAGAIWKDRIAGQRYTTPQGGRELDLTATAITATYPEDGGTSALLEHCGVGLERKW, encoded by the coding sequence ATGGCCGATGTCGTACAGCGGGTGCTGCTGGTGGAGGATTCCGCTTCCTCCCGGCAAATGCTGGAGCATATCCTGCGTTCCGGCGGGTTCGATGTGATCTCCGCCGAGAACGGGCAGGAGGCGCTGGAAAGCCTGCAGCTGCGGCGCCCGGACGCCATCGTCTCCGACATCATGATGCCGGAGATGGACGGCTACGAGTTTTACCGCGAGGTGCGCAGCCAGGGCCGGTACGCCCTGGTGCCGTTCCTGTTCCTCACCGCCAAGGAGGAGGTTCAGGATCAGGTCTACGGCCTGTCCCTCGGCGCGGACGACTACATCACCAAGCCCATCGAGGCCGAGGAGCTGCTGGCCCGGATCCGCACCGCCCTCAAGCGTACCGAGCGGTTCTTCCAGGTCTACCAGCGCGACCCCGTCACGGGCATGATGATGCCGGAGCCCTTCCGGGAGCAGGTGATGGCCGAGGAGTCGCGGGCCGAGCGCTTCGGACGGCAGTTCAGCGTGCTCACCCTCAAGCTCGACCAGCTCTCCAGCTATCGCAAGGAGTTCGGCGATTTCACCGCCGACGCCTTCCTGGAGCAGGTGGGCAAGCTGCTGGGCCAGAACATGCGCAAGTACAACCAGATCAGCCGTTCCGGGATGGACCATTTCACCGTCCTGCTCCCCGAGGCCGGCGCCCAGGACGCCCAGGACGCCGGGGCCATCTGGAAGGACCGCATCGCCGGCCAGCGCTACACCACCCCCCAGGGCGGGCGCGAGCTGGACCTGACCGCCACCGCCATCACCGCCACCTATCCGGAGGACGGCGGCACCAGCGCCCTGCTGGAGCACTGCGGAGTGGGGCTCGAGCGGAAGTGGTGA
- a CDS encoding adenosylcobinamide-GDP ribazoletransferase, whose amino-acid sequence MHPALLAVADLTLIPVPGTARATLAEHARAAPWYPLAGLVAGAGLVAAALLLQGLPTVLAALLVTALWVGLTGASHLRGLAETLGAFVAGGGDRRRTLRIMRADRPRAGAVGAVVLVTAAKAAAVGCLIHHQLWASLLAAPVAGRVLLTTLLATTPHAAEPGDLPWIPRMDRAAVLVGTLAGAILVALAASGPLAALGALALLAALLRWVAKRVLGGFNTPVLDTACELGEVAVLAAALLGAGGCLSP is encoded by the coding sequence TTGCACCCGGCGCTGCTGGCCGTCGCCGACCTGACCCTGATCCCCGTGCCGGGCACCGCCCGGGCCACCCTTGCCGAGCATGCCCGGGCCGCGCCCTGGTACCCCCTGGCGGGGCTGGTGGCGGGGGCGGGGCTGGTGGCGGCCGCCCTCCTCCTCCAGGGCCTACCCACCGTCCTGGCGGCCCTGCTCGTCACGGCGCTGTGGGTGGGGCTCACGGGGGCCAGCCACCTGCGGGGGTTGGCCGAAACCCTCGGCGCCTTCGTCGCCGGCGGCGGGGACCGGCGGCGCACCTTGCGGATCATGCGCGCCGACCGGCCCCGGGCCGGGGCCGTGGGCGCGGTGGTGCTGGTGACGGCCGCCAAGGCGGCGGCGGTGGGCTGCCTGATCCACCATCAGCTCTGGGCGAGCCTGCTGGCGGCCCCCGTGGCCGGCCGCGTGCTGCTGACGACCCTCCTGGCCACCACGCCCCACGCCGCCGAGCCCGGCGACCTGCCCTGGATCCCCCGCATGGACCGGGCGGCGGTGCTGGTGGGGACCCTGGCCGGTGCCATCCTCGTGGCCCTGGCCGCCTCCGGCCCCCTGGCGGCCCTCGGCGCCCTGGCCCTGCTCGCCGCGCTCCTGCGCTGGGTTGCCAAGCGCGTGCTGGGCGGCTTCAACACCCCGGTCCTGGACACCGCCTGCGAGCTGGGGGAGGTCGCCGTGCTGGCGGCGGCCCTACTGGGCGCCGGCGGCTGCCTCTCCCCCTAA